GTTCCGTCCGAATTGAGGTATGCGTTCGGGTTTTTCCATCCGCTTCTTCCAAAAATCGCTATTCTTACTCTGTTTTCTTTTTTTCGGCTGCTTCGAATATGAAGAAACTTTGACAATCAATTCCAATCTAAGTGGCACTTTGGAAATTTCCTACGTGGTCCCCACCAAGCGTAAGTCGGAAGAATCTCTGATTAAATTCCTTCCTACTAGAAAAGAAGAGATCCAGAGCAGATTGAACAAAGGATTTTTTTCCAAAAGTCTCGTTCTAAAAGACTATTCCTTTCAAAAATTAGAAAGTTCCGAAGCGGAACCTGGTGCATTCCGCGAAAAAGCGAAGGTTACTTACAAAGTGGACTTCACTGATATTTCCCAATTAGAGAATGTATTAATCGGAAACGTTCAGATCAAAAAAGAGAAGGCGAATACTATCTATATCAAAAGAGAATTCCCTTCTATCAGTAAATCTATGGAATCCATGCAGATGGATGGAGAGAAAAAAGTCTTGAGTGAGACTTTGAGATTGATCCGGGGGAATGCGCTTAACTTCAAAGTGAATTTTCCGATCACTTCCGTTTGTTATACGAATCGTGGAGAGCAAAGTTTAGGAAGACTATCTTATCGATTGCCTCTCGCAGACACCGTAGAGAAGTTTGGGAACAAATCCTGGGATTACAGGATCACGTTTGTTTTCTGAAATAAAACGCCTCATTTAATTCGACGTATCTTTCTAAGAATTCCTACAGATGTAATTACATTCTGATTTTTATCAATTTTGTAAGGCTGGGCTTGTCTTCGTTTTGATTCTTGACAGGTCTGCCTGACACATATTTGCCGAAGTTCCATTATTATGTATTCCCTAGAAATACACATGCTCGCCTTTTGAAATTCTTTCATCTCATCTTTAGCTTTCTTTATTACTTGTTTCATGGATATCTAATAACTTTTGGTTCTTTAGCATTTCTTAAAGCTCTTATCTCGTTTGTCATGTTTTCTTAATATACTTTAAGTTTATTTCAGATTACTCCGTCATACATCTTAAGATATAGATAGAGATTCATCATGGGACCTAAAAATTTTTCCGGTATTTTTTCAACACTTCTTTTGAGTTTGTTTTTATCAAACTGTACCGCTTGGCCGGGACTCACAGTGCTTTTGTCTACATTAGGAGGAGGTGGTGGAAGTGGTCCGATGATGCTTTTTCCTGGATCTTCTAGCTCTCCTGTCCCGACTTCTCTTTCTATAAGTTCAGCCAATTCTAACGGAGCTTATAAGGCCGGTTCTTCCTTAAATATCTCCGTTTCTTTTCCTAATGTTGTTACCGTTAGCGGTGGTACTCCTTCTTTAACTTTGAATAATGGTGGATCCGCATCTTACCAAAGCGGTTCAGGTTCTAAGGTTTTATCTTTTCTTTATA
This window of the Leptospira hartskeerlii genome carries:
- a CDS encoding LIC11874 family lipoprotein; the protein is MRSGFSIRFFQKSLFLLCFLFFGCFEYEETLTINSNLSGTLEISYVVPTKRKSEESLIKFLPTRKEEIQSRLNKGFFSKSLVLKDYSFQKLESSEAEPGAFREKAKVTYKVDFTDISQLENVLIGNVQIKKEKANTIYIKREFPSISKSMESMQMDGEKKVLSETLRLIRGNALNFKVNFPITSVCYTNRGEQSLGRLSYRLPLADTVEKFGNKSWDYRITFVF